A stretch of Gemmatimonas aurantiaca T-27 DNA encodes these proteins:
- the rplM gene encoding 50S ribosomal protein L13 translates to MKTYSATPKDIDRRWYVVDAEGMVLGRLASEVAKIIRGKHKPMYTPHMDTGDFVIVINASKVQVTGRKAEQKTYFSHTGYMGHEKHTPFASVLAKHPERVIEKAVYGMLPKTALGRQVLRRKLRVFAGAEHPHIAQSPAALTFSSAEAK, encoded by the coding sequence ATGAAGACCTACAGCGCGACCCCGAAGGATATCGACCGTCGGTGGTACGTCGTCGACGCGGAAGGAATGGTCCTGGGCCGGCTCGCGTCAGAAGTGGCGAAGATCATCCGCGGCAAGCACAAGCCCATGTACACGCCCCACATGGACACGGGTGACTTCGTCATCGTGATCAATGCGTCGAAGGTACAGGTCACGGGACGCAAGGCGGAGCAGAAGACGTATTTCAGCCACACCGGCTACATGGGCCATGAGAAGCACACGCCCTTTGCGTCGGTACTGGCCAAGCACCCGGAGCGGGTGATCGAGAAGGCGGTCTACGGCATGCTGCCGAAGACGGCACTCGGACGTCAGGTGCTCCGTCGCAAGCTGCGCGTATTCGCGGGTGCGGAACATCCGCACATCGC
- the mscL gene encoding large conductance mechanosensitive channel protein MscL, which yields MSMMSEFKEFAMKGSVLDLAVGVVIGGAFQKIVDSLVTDIIMPVVGVATGGIDFSNRFIALSGGPFTTLEEAKKAGVAAIAYGQFINQILTFLIVAFTLFMVIKGVNRMRRTAPPAKV from the coding sequence ATGTCGATGATGTCGGAGTTCAAGGAATTCGCCATGAAGGGCAGCGTCCTCGACCTGGCCGTTGGTGTGGTCATTGGTGGCGCGTTTCAGAAAATCGTCGACAGCCTGGTCACCGACATCATCATGCCGGTCGTCGGCGTGGCCACGGGCGGTATCGACTTCTCGAATCGCTTCATTGCCCTGAGCGGTGGCCCCTTCACCACCCTCGAAGAGGCCAAAAAGGCTGGTGTGGCGGCCATTGCCTACGGTCAGTTCATCAACCAGATCCTGACCTTCCTCATCGTGGCGTTCACCCTCTTCATGGTGATCAAGGGCGTGAACCGCATGCGCCGTACGGCGCCGCCGGCCAAGGTCTGA
- a CDS encoding acetyl-CoA carboxylase biotin carboxyl carrier protein subunit — MKYIVDVNGERITVELDGAHAVVNGERVDVALTPIAGTPVRLVRLGEQVHRVVARRGSERGRWVLDVDGARVEAEALDERMRAIRDLTAASAAASGPAPVTAPMPGLVVRIAVAVGDTVSAGQGLVMIEAMKMENELRATTAGVVTGIRVAPGQAVEKGAILVDLGPLPE, encoded by the coding sequence GTGAAGTACATCGTGGATGTGAACGGCGAACGAATCACCGTGGAGCTCGACGGAGCGCACGCAGTCGTCAACGGGGAGCGCGTCGACGTGGCGCTCACGCCTATCGCGGGGACGCCGGTGCGGCTCGTCCGGTTGGGCGAGCAGGTGCATCGGGTGGTGGCCCGCCGGGGCAGTGAGCGTGGCCGCTGGGTGCTCGATGTGGATGGCGCCCGGGTGGAAGCCGAGGCCCTCGATGAGCGCATGCGGGCGATTCGGGATCTGACGGCAGCGTCGGCGGCGGCGAGTGGGCCGGCCCCGGTGACCGCCCCGATGCCCGGGCTGGTGGTGCGCATCGCCGTGGCGGTGGGTGACACCGTGAGCGCCGGGCAGGGGCTCGTGATGATCGAGGCGATGAAAATGGAGAACGAGCTCCGGGCCACCACGGCCGGCGTCGTCACCGGTATCCGGGTCGCACCCGGTCAGGCGGTGGAGAAGGGCGCGATTCTGGTGGATCTGGGGCCGCTGCCGGAATAG
- the rlmD gene encoding 23S rRNA (uracil(1939)-C(5))-methyltransferase RlmD, whose amino-acid sequence MRRRPGRQDHHREHQRGRRERAALPEHTAVLTIDSFAAGGEGVGRVDGMAVFVPRTAPGDVAQVAYTRHARHGRGRVLQLLERSAHRVDARCGHYETDRCGACQLQHVNADTQRQARQQMVQETLRRVGRREVALPPITSDLEWHYRGRLTLVLLRRSGGWIGGLHPHDDARRVFALQQCEIAHPLLVETWHALRAVLTDRSLTMPDADSLRLGLRLDTDATLVADADLKVTVVLQGGTQWPDRERWSAAVLRRVPQVRAVWWEAEDGTRDAALQEGDAPEASEALAFAQVNARVADALREHVYAAVTQFAPQRVVDGYSGTGLLTERLARAGREVIAVEADAMGARRTEERLRAAGEAVAGRAQVVCDLMERAIPGLATDVQAPDVVVLNPPRRGVDARVTAWLEDEIMRPARGVVYVSCDPATLARDLSRMPSWDIVSVHCFDMFPQTAHVETVCVLQRSQGREAA is encoded by the coding sequence GTGCGTCGTCGCCCCGGTCGCCAGGACCATCATCGAGAGCATCAGCGGGGGCGTCGCGAGCGCGCGGCGCTTCCCGAGCACACCGCCGTGCTCACCATCGACAGCTTCGCTGCCGGCGGTGAGGGCGTGGGGCGTGTGGATGGGATGGCGGTGTTTGTGCCTCGCACGGCGCCCGGCGATGTGGCCCAGGTCGCGTATACTCGGCATGCGCGTCATGGACGCGGACGTGTGCTGCAGTTGCTCGAGCGCTCGGCGCACCGGGTGGATGCCCGATGCGGGCACTACGAAACGGATCGGTGCGGCGCCTGTCAGTTGCAGCACGTCAATGCCGACACGCAGCGTCAGGCTCGCCAGCAGATGGTGCAGGAGACGCTGCGGCGTGTCGGTCGGCGCGAGGTGGCACTCCCGCCCATCACGTCCGACCTGGAGTGGCATTACCGGGGACGCCTCACGCTCGTTTTGCTACGACGCAGTGGCGGATGGATCGGCGGACTCCATCCACACGACGACGCCCGTCGGGTGTTTGCCCTGCAACAGTGCGAGATCGCGCATCCCCTGCTGGTCGAGACATGGCATGCCCTCCGAGCCGTGCTGACGGATCGTTCGCTGACCATGCCGGACGCGGACTCCCTGCGGCTCGGACTTCGGCTGGATACCGACGCCACCCTGGTTGCCGACGCGGACCTCAAGGTGACGGTGGTACTGCAGGGTGGCACGCAGTGGCCGGATCGCGAGCGGTGGAGCGCCGCCGTCCTGCGACGAGTGCCTCAGGTGCGCGCCGTGTGGTGGGAAGCGGAAGACGGCACCCGCGATGCGGCGCTGCAGGAGGGCGATGCCCCGGAAGCCAGCGAAGCGCTGGCCTTCGCGCAGGTGAATGCGCGGGTGGCCGATGCCCTGCGGGAGCATGTGTATGCCGCCGTCACCCAGTTCGCCCCACAACGCGTGGTGGATGGCTATTCCGGCACCGGCCTTCTGACCGAGCGCCTGGCGCGTGCGGGTCGAGAGGTGATCGCCGTGGAAGCCGATGCCATGGGTGCGCGCCGGACCGAGGAGCGATTGCGCGCTGCCGGCGAGGCCGTGGCTGGTCGTGCGCAGGTGGTGTGTGATTTGATGGAGCGGGCGATTCCGGGCCTTGCCACCGACGTGCAGGCACCCGACGTGGTGGTTCTGAATCCCCCGCGGCGCGGTGTGGACGCGCGCGTGACGGCCTGGCTGGAAGATGAGATCATGCGTCCGGCACGGGGCGTGGTCTATGTGAGTTGTGACCCTGCGACCCTGGCGCGCGATCTGTCGCGCATGCCGTCGTGGGACATCGTTTCTGTACACTGTTTCGACATGTTTCCGCAGACCGCACACGTAGAGACCGTGTGTGTGTTGCAGCGATCGCAGGGGCGGGAGGCCGCGTGA
- the accC gene encoding acetyl-CoA carboxylase biotin carboxylase subunit, translated as MFTKVLVANRGEIALRVIRACQELGVKTVAVYSEADAEAPHVREADEAVLVGPPPSSQSYLVGERLIEVALRTGAQAIHPGYGFLSERAWFARAVREAGLVFIGPPAEAIEAMGSKTAARQLVIAAGVPVVPGNAEGVKDADEALAIAESYGFPVLLKAAAGGGGKGMRVVRAKEDIADALASARREAQNAFGDDAVYLEKYIEGPRHVEIQVLADTHGNVMHLGERECSVQRRHQKMIEEAPSVAVSPELRARMGATAVAAAKAAGYVNAGTCEFLLDKDGQYYFLEMNTRIQVEHPVTELVMGIDLVQWQIRIAAGEALPFAQKDFTPRGWAIECRITSEDPSNGFLPSTGRIEYLHLPSGPGVRWDGGIEAGSVVGLHYDPMLAKLIVHAPTRDLAISRMRRALLELTIDGIESSRAFHLRVMDDAEFQRGDITIQWLEQRLATLTGPNTDPETLRLAAIAAALVAHEERSAGRVSAPAGTGASAATVAPSEAKPSAWAALARQEGLR; from the coding sequence ATGTTCACCAAGGTGCTCGTCGCCAACCGCGGCGAAATTGCGTTGCGTGTCATCCGCGCCTGCCAGGAGCTCGGCGTCAAGACCGTCGCCGTCTACTCCGAGGCCGACGCCGAGGCGCCGCATGTGCGCGAAGCCGATGAAGCGGTGCTGGTGGGGCCGCCGCCCTCGAGCCAGAGCTATCTCGTCGGGGAACGTTTGATCGAAGTGGCGCTGCGCACGGGCGCACAGGCCATTCATCCGGGCTATGGATTTCTGTCGGAGCGCGCGTGGTTTGCGCGTGCCGTGCGGGAAGCGGGTTTGGTGTTCATTGGCCCACCAGCGGAAGCCATCGAAGCGATGGGATCGAAGACGGCCGCGCGTCAATTGGTCATCGCGGCCGGTGTGCCGGTGGTGCCCGGCAATGCGGAAGGCGTGAAGGACGCCGACGAAGCGCTGGCCATCGCGGAATCGTACGGCTTTCCGGTGCTGCTCAAGGCCGCCGCCGGTGGCGGTGGCAAGGGCATGCGCGTGGTGCGGGCGAAGGAGGACATCGCCGATGCCCTCGCGTCCGCGCGTCGTGAAGCGCAGAACGCCTTTGGTGATGATGCCGTGTACCTCGAGAAGTACATCGAGGGCCCGCGCCACGTGGAGATCCAGGTGCTCGCCGACACGCATGGCAATGTCATGCACCTCGGCGAGCGTGAGTGCTCGGTGCAGCGTCGCCATCAGAAGATGATCGAGGAAGCGCCCAGTGTGGCCGTGTCGCCGGAGCTGCGAGCCCGCATGGGTGCGACGGCGGTGGCTGCTGCCAAGGCGGCTGGCTACGTGAACGCGGGCACGTGTGAGTTCCTGCTCGACAAGGATGGGCAGTACTACTTCCTCGAGATGAACACGCGCATCCAGGTGGAGCACCCGGTGACGGAATTGGTCATGGGGATCGACCTGGTGCAGTGGCAGATCCGCATCGCGGCCGGTGAAGCGCTGCCGTTCGCGCAGAAGGATTTCACGCCGCGTGGGTGGGCCATCGAGTGCCGCATCACGAGCGAAGATCCGAGCAACGGGTTTCTGCCCAGCACCGGTCGCATCGAATATCTGCATCTGCCAAGCGGCCCGGGCGTGCGTTGGGACGGTGGCATCGAAGCGGGCAGTGTGGTCGGGCTGCATTACGACCCCATGCTGGCCAAGCTCATCGTGCATGCGCCCACGCGCGATCTCGCCATCTCGCGCATGCGTCGTGCGCTGCTCGAGCTCACGATCGACGGCATCGAATCGTCGCGCGCCTTTCATCTGCGCGTGATGGATGATGCCGAGTTCCAGCGTGGCGATATCACCATCCAGTGGCTCGAGCAGCGTCTGGCGACGCTGACGGGTCCGAACACCGATCCCGAAACGTTGCGCTTGGCCGCCATCGCGGCCGCGCTCGTCGCGCATGAAGAACGTTCCGCCGGACGGGTATCAGCACCGGCGGGTACCGGCGCGTCCGCTGCCACGGTGGCGCCGTCGGAAGCCAAGCCGAGTGCCTGGGCCGCGCTGGCCCGCCAAGAAGGACTGCGCTGA
- a CDS encoding acyl-CoA carboxylase subunit beta → MRDKLERLAVAREASEQGGGAARIAAQHAKGKLSARERLDVLLDEGSFVEMDRFVTARSLAEGEAPIYGDGVVTGHGRIEGRLVYVFSQDFTVFGGSLSEAHAAKICKVMDLALRNGAPMIGLNDSGGARIQEGVVSLGGYADIFLRNTLASGVIPQISAILGPCAGGAVYSPAITDFIYMVRGTSYMFVTGPNVVKTVTHEDVTMEQLGGADTHAGTSGVAHFACDSELACLQHIRELFRYVPSNNVDDPPRGTGRDPRDRREESLLSVVPENPNKPYDMREVITRIVDDGTFYEVQPDFAGNILVGFAHLGGQSVGIVANQPAVLAGVLDINASLKAARFVRFCDCFNIPLLTFEDVPGFLPGVTQEHNGIIKHGAKLLYAYCEATVPKLTVITRKAYGGAYDVMSSKHIRGDFNVAWPTAEIAVMGPKGAVEILYRKEIAEAADPQAAMDARVAEYTEKFANPYIAAARGYVDDVIDPRDTRPRLIEALESLRGKRDRNPAKKHGNLPL, encoded by the coding sequence ATGCGCGACAAGCTCGAGCGACTCGCCGTCGCCCGCGAGGCTTCGGAACAGGGTGGCGGTGCCGCCCGCATCGCTGCCCAGCACGCCAAAGGCAAACTCTCTGCCCGCGAGCGCCTTGATGTCCTGCTCGACGAAGGCTCCTTCGTCGAAATGGACCGTTTTGTCACCGCCCGTTCACTCGCCGAAGGCGAGGCACCGATCTACGGTGATGGTGTGGTGACCGGCCATGGCCGCATCGAAGGACGACTGGTGTATGTGTTCTCGCAGGACTTCACGGTCTTTGGCGGATCACTGTCCGAGGCTCACGCGGCCAAGATCTGCAAGGTCATGGATCTCGCGCTGCGCAATGGCGCGCCGATGATCGGCCTCAATGACTCGGGCGGTGCGCGCATTCAGGAAGGTGTGGTGTCGCTGGGTGGCTACGCTGACATCTTCCTGCGCAACACACTGGCCTCCGGCGTGATCCCGCAGATCTCGGCCATCCTCGGCCCCTGCGCCGGTGGTGCCGTGTACTCGCCCGCCATCACCGACTTCATCTACATGGTGCGTGGCACGAGCTACATGTTCGTGACCGGCCCGAACGTGGTGAAGACCGTCACGCATGAAGACGTGACCATGGAGCAGTTGGGTGGCGCCGACACACACGCCGGGACAAGCGGCGTCGCACACTTTGCCTGTGATTCCGAGCTGGCGTGCCTGCAGCACATCCGCGAGCTGTTCCGCTACGTGCCCAGCAACAACGTGGATGATCCGCCACGTGGCACCGGACGTGATCCGCGCGATCGCCGCGAAGAGTCGCTGCTCTCCGTCGTACCGGAGAACCCGAACAAGCCGTATGACATGCGGGAAGTCATCACACGCATCGTCGACGACGGCACGTTCTACGAAGTGCAGCCCGATTTTGCCGGCAACATTCTCGTGGGCTTTGCGCATCTCGGTGGCCAGAGCGTGGGCATCGTGGCCAACCAGCCCGCTGTGCTGGCCGGTGTGCTCGATATCAACGCGTCACTCAAGGCGGCGCGCTTCGTGCGTTTCTGCGACTGCTTCAACATCCCGTTGCTCACGTTCGAAGATGTACCGGGATTCCTGCCGGGTGTGACGCAGGAGCACAACGGCATCATCAAACATGGCGCCAAGCTCCTGTACGCCTACTGCGAAGCCACGGTGCCGAAGCTCACCGTCATCACGCGCAAGGCGTACGGCGGCGCGTACGACGTCATGAGCTCCAAGCATATCCGCGGCGACTTCAACGTGGCGTGGCCGACGGCCGAAATCGCCGTGATGGGTCCGAAGGGCGCGGTGGAAATTCTCTATCGCAAGGAAATCGCCGAAGCGGCCGACCCGCAGGCCGCCATGGACGCCCGGGTCGCAGAATACACGGAGAAGTTCGCCAACCCGTACATCGCAGCCGCTCGCGGCTATGTCGATGACGTGATCGATCCGCGTGACACGCGTCCGCGTCTCATCGAGGCACTCGAGTCACTGCGGGGCAAGCGCGATCGCAATCCGGCGAAGAAGCACGGCAATCTCCCGCTCTGA
- a CDS encoding CotH kinase family protein → MRALPSFTRQLIGLLTCGALLSCRPDATTTVTLPPETDDGWSEASHGSAAAPNYAEVFADDVVRRLDIQMTAAQWSSVRANMTALWGFDFGARGPGFAIPRKDPDYIDVTLRSHGRTWSHVGFRLKGNSSLGSAWLNGNYKLPFRLNFDRFEDRYPEIRNQRFHGFKELSMSPNFRDQSLIREKTAADIFRLAGVPAARTAFYRVYIDFGEGARYVGVYTMVEIIEDTMLASQFGSDTGNVYKPTSRFLVFERDQLEKKNNQNADDWRDVQAFIAALHDTTRRSDPLAWRTALEATFDVDHFLRYLAVNNVMVNWDVYGALPQNAYLYNRPGKALTWIPWDMNEALTANSLALSLSMNEVNGTQWPLLRFLADDPVYFALYRQHVAVFQSTVFTPSRMEALLDRHHALIAPYAIGPNGEQAGATYLSDAASFTGALATLRAHVHSRHEQARTFAP, encoded by the coding sequence ATGCGCGCTCTTCCGTCGTTCACTCGGCAACTCATCGGCCTCCTCACGTGCGGCGCCTTGCTGTCATGCCGTCCGGACGCCACCACCACCGTCACACTGCCACCGGAAACGGATGACGGCTGGTCGGAGGCCTCGCACGGATCTGCGGCAGCGCCGAACTACGCCGAGGTCTTTGCAGACGATGTCGTGCGTCGCCTCGACATACAGATGACGGCCGCGCAATGGAGTAGCGTGCGCGCCAACATGACCGCGCTCTGGGGATTCGATTTTGGCGCCAGAGGTCCCGGCTTTGCCATTCCGCGCAAGGACCCTGACTACATCGATGTCACCCTCCGTTCGCATGGCCGCACCTGGTCTCATGTGGGCTTTCGCCTGAAGGGCAATTCTTCGCTCGGCTCCGCATGGCTCAACGGCAACTACAAGCTCCCCTTTCGGCTGAACTTCGATCGTTTCGAGGATCGCTACCCAGAAATTCGCAATCAGCGATTCCATGGGTTCAAGGAACTCTCGATGTCGCCGAACTTTCGTGACCAGTCACTCATTCGCGAAAAGACGGCGGCCGACATCTTTCGTCTCGCTGGCGTGCCGGCAGCACGCACAGCGTTCTATCGCGTGTATATCGACTTCGGTGAAGGCGCGCGATACGTGGGGGTGTACACCATGGTGGAGATCATCGAGGACACCATGCTCGCCTCGCAGTTCGGCAGCGACACGGGCAATGTGTACAAACCCACCTCACGCTTTCTCGTGTTCGAACGCGATCAACTCGAGAAGAAGAACAACCAAAACGCCGACGACTGGCGTGATGTGCAGGCCTTCATCGCGGCGCTGCACGACACCACGCGACGCAGCGATCCGTTGGCATGGCGCACAGCGCTCGAGGCCACGTTCGATGTCGACCACTTTCTGCGGTACCTGGCCGTCAACAACGTCATGGTGAACTGGGATGTGTACGGTGCACTGCCGCAAAACGCCTATCTCTACAACAGGCCCGGCAAGGCGCTCACCTGGATCCCGTGGGACATGAACGAGGCACTGACCGCCAATAGCCTCGCGCTCAGTCTCTCCATGAACGAAGTCAACGGGACGCAGTGGCCGCTCCTGCGTTTCCTCGCCGACGACCCGGTGTATTTCGCACTTTACCGGCAGCACGTGGCCGTCTTCCAGTCCACGGTGTTCACGCCCAGCCGCATGGAGGCCCTGCTGGACCGCCACCACGCCCTCATCGCGCCCTATGCGATCGGCCCCAATGGGGAGCAGGCGGGTGCGACCTATCTGTCTGACGCAGCCAGCTTCACCGGCGCGCTGGCGACGCTGCGAGCCCATGTGCACAGTCGCCATGAGCAGGCACGGACGTTTGCCCCCTGA
- a CDS encoding energy transducer TonB — MSTFRLALFPAIAAVLLAGPLAGTAAAQDDKVYPISEVTNPPKLASSTNAARLIQESYPADLKSRGVGGMVELQFVVDSKGKVDPTSVEVVDATQTALGEAAKKVVAKLDFNPGKVNGAAVKTKVVLPIIYKAN; from the coding sequence ATGTCGACGTTTCGTCTTGCCCTGTTCCCCGCCATTGCCGCCGTATTGCTCGCCGGCCCCCTTGCTGGCACCGCTGCAGCTCAGGACGACAAGGTCTATCCGATCTCGGAAGTGACCAATCCGCCGAAGCTTGCCTCGTCCACGAACGCCGCCCGACTGATCCAGGAATCGTACCCGGCCGATCTCAAGAGCCGTGGTGTGGGTGGCATGGTTGAACTCCAGTTTGTCGTGGATTCGAAGGGCAAGGTGGACCCGACCTCGGTGGAAGTGGTCGATGCCACGCAGACGGCACTCGGCGAAGCGGCCAAGAAGGTGGTGGCCAAGCTCGACTTCAACCCCGGCAAGGTGAATGGCGCGGCGGTGAAGACCAAGGTCGTGCTGCCGATCATCTACAAGGCCAACTGA
- a CDS encoding PEP-CTERM sorting domain-containing protein yields the protein MKHSFLGLGALAVLATVTAPAQAQNLTWFGTTACWTNVQATLGANVEHYDTQAPQTGWRQNCNLSGTSVSNVSPTTQTRIRWDSNDGNDKSELSFQINEYSNSGNNDWPGGPASNASTNRSLGFASAGDLQSLYLGYMNFDDQSGTGLESATLSLNLFFEGLDNPVSYNLFGVTYGENQGSYATQEKVCRRERVRGQWVELCSWETRYHTYDILTLNEAQWFDFNVGDNSYSFRVAGFDSPWDDHSKNYCKAGHYDDLPEVLPEGGKNGSTNGKLCGEIRWNGLNSPSQVVPEPSTYALLAAGLAGIFGLSRRRRA from the coding sequence ATGAAGCACAGCTTTCTTGGGCTTGGTGCCCTCGCGGTATTGGCAACTGTTACAGCCCCGGCACAGGCGCAAAATCTGACCTGGTTTGGTACGACGGCCTGCTGGACGAATGTGCAAGCCACGTTGGGTGCCAATGTCGAACACTACGACACCCAGGCCCCCCAGACTGGCTGGCGCCAGAACTGCAACCTGAGCGGGACCTCGGTCTCGAACGTGTCGCCGACCACGCAGACCCGCATCCGCTGGGACTCGAATGACGGCAACGACAAGTCGGAGCTCAGTTTCCAGATCAACGAGTACAGCAACTCCGGCAACAACGATTGGCCCGGTGGTCCGGCGTCGAATGCGTCCACCAACCGTTCGCTGGGTTTTGCCAGCGCGGGCGACCTGCAGTCGTTGTACCTCGGTTACATGAACTTCGATGACCAGAGCGGCACGGGGCTTGAGTCCGCCACGCTGTCTCTGAACCTGTTCTTCGAAGGACTCGACAATCCGGTCTCGTACAACCTGTTTGGCGTGACCTATGGAGAAAACCAGGGCAGCTACGCCACGCAGGAGAAGGTCTGCCGGCGGGAGCGGGTGCGTGGGCAGTGGGTTGAGCTGTGTAGCTGGGAAACGCGGTATCACACCTACGACATCCTCACGTTGAACGAAGCCCAGTGGTTCGATTTCAATGTGGGCGACAACTCCTACAGCTTCCGCGTGGCGGGTTTTGACTCGCCCTGGGACGATCATTCGAAGAACTACTGCAAGGCGGGTCACTACGACGACCTTCCCGAGGTGTTGCCCGAGGGTGGCAAGAACGGGTCGACCAATGGGAAGCTCTGTGGAGAGATCCGCTGGAACGGCCTGAATTCGCCGAGCCAGGTGGTGCCGGAGCCGTCCACGTACGCGCTGTTGGCCGCTGGACTTGCGGGCATCTTTGGCCTGTCACGCCGCCGCCGCGCCTGA
- a CDS encoding PEP-CTERM sorting domain-containing protein, with protein sequence MSRSFFKAALAAGSLVLASTVNAQSYSSNVGTVSSVSSVNDAMQVNQLTGVTLTAYWGQNGTSGPIAFGQQSGQWGFFGSGFSFFTGNGNGDTFFTTWALDNGQSGLTRLVFEAAGTNTAFDRAFGLLGLAEGTPGSSIGNSLDAYRCVVIVCFDAWNTHVTYNNQVGLFPDAPVGDLFTQMDVTFGRAIGAGRGIEAHFAFDTDLVTPYAGGGVVTPEPSTYALMAAGLAGIFGVARRRRQNG encoded by the coding sequence ATGTCCCGTTCTTTCTTCAAGGCGGCCCTGGCTGCCGGTTCGTTGGTTCTCGCTTCGACGGTGAACGCGCAGAGCTACAGCAGCAACGTCGGCACGGTGTCGAGTGTGTCGTCGGTCAATGACGCGATGCAGGTCAACCAGTTGACGGGTGTGACCCTGACGGCGTACTGGGGCCAGAATGGCACCAGCGGCCCGATCGCGTTTGGTCAGCAGTCTGGTCAGTGGGGCTTCTTCGGTTCGGGCTTTTCGTTTTTCACCGGCAATGGCAACGGCGACACGTTCTTCACGACCTGGGCGCTCGACAACGGCCAGTCGGGGCTGACGCGCCTGGTCTTTGAAGCGGCCGGCACCAACACGGCGTTCGATCGCGCGTTCGGCCTGCTGGGCTTGGCGGAAGGCACGCCGGGCTCCAGCATCGGCAACAGCCTCGATGCGTACCGCTGCGTGGTCATCGTGTGCTTTGATGCCTGGAACACACACGTGACCTACAACAACCAGGTTGGGCTCTTCCCGGATGCGCCGGTGGGTGACCTCTTCACGCAGATGGATGTGACCTTCGGCCGGGCGATCGGTGCGGGGCGTGGCATCGAAGCGCACTTCGCTTTTGATACCGATCTGGTCACCCCGTATGCGGGTGGTGGTGTGGTGACGCCGGAGCCGTCCACCTACGCGCTCATGGCCGCTGGTTTGGCCGGCATCTTCGGCGTGGCGCGTCGTCGTCGTCAGAACGGCTGA